Genomic window (Chryseobacterium sp. H1D6B):
ATTTTGTTTTTGTTCTTGCTGGTGTTTTTGTTTTAGTTGCCATAAAAGTATATTTTGTAGTTATTTGGAATTATAATGGCAAACAAAATGCAAGAATAAGGCCGAAAATTGAGTTTAATTACAAATTGTATTTCGAATAAATTCGCTTTTTATCAATGTAAATATTTTTTACTTATTTATGATTCCAATCATAAATTTTTACTCCTTTTACTTTCTAATTTTGATCCCCATCAAACTTTAAACTACAGATAACACACCATGAATACTATTATTACATTAACCCCTAGTTAATCCTTAATTTTAAATATCTACTTCTACATTTAGAAAAACTTTTCAATTTTTTAATGACTTAAAGTGATTTTATTAGTGATTATCATCAAATATTTTTTCGCATAATGACAACCCTATTAAAGTATTGAACATCATACATTATGATAATCGATAAAAAGACGTTGCTTTCCGCAGGGGCAGCTATTAAAACATACATTCCCTCGGAAATTATTTTTAATGAAGGAGATCTGGCCAATCATTATTTTCAAATTATCAGCGGCCGGGTTAAGCTCAATAACTACAATGATCAAGGTAAGGAAATTATTCAAGCTCTGCTGGAAGACGGCAACAGCGTTGGAGAATCCATGCTTTTCATCAATAAACCTTACCCTATAAATGCGGTGGCTATTACTGATTGTAAGATTTTAAGACTTTCTAAAAACTCATTTATTGAGCTCTTAAAACGGCATCCTGAGTTATGTTTCAACATTAATAAATATCTTTCTCAAAAACTTTATTTTAAGCTTATCATGGCAAAAAATATTTTTTTAGAAAATCCCAAAATAAGACTTCAGACTTTGCTGGATTATCTTAAAAGTCTTCAGGAATACCATGAACCTTTTTCTTTTCAGGTTCCGCTTACACGTCAGCAGATAGCAAATCTAACGGGTCTTCGTGTAGAAACCGTTATCAGAGCATTAAAAAAAATGGAGAAAGAAAATATACTGCAGATCGAAAATCGTAAAATTTTTTATTAATTATTTATTAGTAAATATTTTAATGTAATTTTATTTTTGCGATCTAAAACACTAAGAATATATTATGAAAACGATAAGCTGTATGAAAATAGAAGAAAATATCCTTCTATCATCTGGTGCCGATATTAAAAGCTACAATCCTAAAGAATTTATTTTCCGTGAAGAAGATTCACCCCACTGTTATTTCCAGATAGCATCAGGTACTGTAAAAATTAACCATTACAATGAAGACGGCGGTGAATTCATCCATAATATACTGGGCGAAAAGCAGAGTTTAGGAGATTCTATGCTTTTTCTAGATAAGAAATACCCTATGAATGCTGTAGCTTTAACACCATGTACGGTGTTCTGCCTGCCTAAAAAGACTTTTTTAAATCTGCTGGATCAATATCCTGACATTTCTAAACAGATGAATTCCTGCTTGTCCCATCATCTGTATTTCAAAACTTTAATGATACAGAATATGGCTTCAAATAATCCAGCTGTAAGAATAAAAGGATTGATTGACTATCTTAAAAGCTTTCATGACTGTGATGACCAGTTTTCATTTCAGATTAAATTGACCAGACAGCATATTGCAGACCTCACAGGGCTCCGGGTAGAAACTGTAATTAGAACGCTAAAAAAGATGGAAAAAGAAAATATATTAAAAATTGAGAATAGGCATATTTTTTATTAGTCTTATGATTCAGGTCATAAAATAAAGATTTCATTTTTTCTAATTTTGAACTACACCAAAAATAGTATATAATGAAAAATATATTTTTAACGATTCTAGGTTTAGGATTTTTAGTCCTGAGCTGTACAAAGAAAGAAAAGGTAGTAGAAAAAAGTACAACAGATACTGTAATAATTGATTCTACACACTCCAAAATGCCCTCCACAGAAATAGACACCATGAAAACTTCAAATAATAAGAGTACGTCTCACCACGTAGATTCAGCTAAAAGTATTAAATAACAGATTTTCATCTACGTTTCAGCAGTCCGTTTTCATTTCATTTTGGAAACGGATTGGTATTTATTGGCTTTAGAATTTGAGATGATTTCTTCAATACAAATGCAGGAATACCATGCACAAGACTTGTTCCGTGACAAAAATATCACTGCACAGGATATAAATAAATATAATATGTTTCAACTATGAATGTAAAAATTATGAATAACCGTCAAAGAATATTAAAATCCTTACAATCTGATGATTTTACAAAAATTATTAATAAAGGAAAATGGTTTGAAGAAAATGCAGCGGTGTATGCAAAAGAAATAGGTGAAAATATATTTTTGCTGTTTGTTATTTTAAAAGATAAAGAACCAGACGACATACAAGCATTTATTGCTCATTTCGACTGTTTTGAAAGTATTGGTATAAAAGAACCTATACAGATCATGTTTTATCTGTCTGTTAATGAAAATGAAGACCTTCATTATTTTGAAAAGTATTTAACCGTGTGTGAATAACTATAATAAATGCCTTCTTAACTATGAATTTTGAAAATAATCTTTTGAAGAACATGGATAAAAATGACGGAAGCAACTCAACAGAAGAAGACTTTTCATTTTTTTATTTCAATCCATCCGAGACTTCTCATTCTGCTGTAAAATCTCTGCAGAAAATAAAGAATAATGCAAAATGTGAAGCTTCCAAAATAATGATTGACAGCTATATACAAGAACACACTGAATATTCAAATACTGGCGGACAGAGCTTTAAAGCCTATGCAAAACTAGTATCCCACAGTGTTTTAAAAAAGGAAGAATATATTAATAAAGTAATAGATATGTTTAAATAACTAAAAACATACAATATTTAACTTTTATCAATGACAATAACACATAAATAATCAAATATTAACAATATTAACTTAATCATTGGCGTATTTTTTGGATATTAAAGATGAAAATACTTTCTATGTTATCAATGTGTGCTACAAGTTTTAGCTGGAAAGAATTATGGTTAGGAAATGAAGACTGGTCATTTCTTTTAGAAATTATTTTCCGTACTGTTATTATGTTTTTTACCATCATTATAGGTTTGCGTGCTTTAGGTAAGCGGGGTATCAAACAGCTTTCTATTTTCGAATTAGTCGTTATTATCGGTCTAGGTTCGGCCGCAGGAGACCCGATGTTCAATAAAGATGTTGGTATTATATCTTCCATCATCGTATTTATAGTCATTATTATCTTATACAGTATTATTACTTTTCTTATCGGCAGATATAAAAAATTTGAAAATTTAGTAGAAGGAAAACCTATTTGTTTAATAGAAGATGGGACGTTTGCCATTGATAATTTTAAGAAAGAAGATCTGGGATCCGATGAATTTTTCTCAGAATTAAGATTAAAAAGTGTTTCACAGCTCGGCCAGATAGAAACAGCAATAGCCGAAACCTCGGGAGAGATCAGCATCTTTTTTTATGAGGAAAAAGAAGTGAAATACGGACTTCCGATCATGCCTCATTCTTTAGATAATCCAATAAAATATATCCATACAGAAGGATATTATGCATGTACTTTCTGTGGATATACCGAGCCTAAATCTATTGGAAATGCTGGTACATGTAAAAAATGTACTAAAGAAAACTGGGTAGAGGCAAGCAATAAAAAAAGAATCACCTAACCAACAAAAAATAATAAATATGAAAAATAACAAATCACAGCCTAACGAGAAAATCGATCAGCTTCAGGGTCATACTACAGATAATAATGAACAAAAGCTTACTACCAATCAAGGATTAAAAATAAACAACAACCAGGATTCTCTAAAATCTGAGGAAAGAGGTCCCAGCTTATTAGAAGACTTCATTCTTAGAGAAAAAATAACGCATTTCGACCACGAAAGAATTCCTGAAAGAATTGTCCACGCCCGCGGCTCTGGAGCCCACGGAGTTTTTAAAATGACAAAAAGCCTTGAAAAATACACAAAAGCGAAATTTTTACAGGAAGTGGGAAAAGAAACTCCCGTATTCGTAAGATTCTCTACAGTGGCGGGAAGTGCAGGAAGTACAGATTTAGCACGTGATGTGAGAGGTTTTGCTATCAAATTCTATACTGAAGAAGGGAATTATGATCTGGTAGGAAATAATATTCCTGTATTTTTCATTCAGGATGCAATGAAGTTCCCAGATCTGATCCACGCTGTAAAACCAGAACCTGATAATGCTATTCCGCAGGCTGCTTCGGCGCATGATACATTTTGGGATTTTATTTCTTTAATGCCGGAAAGTATGCATATGATCATGTGGGCGATGAGTGACAGAGCAATCCCGAGAAGTTATAGAATGATGGAAGGATTTGGAGTGCATACTTTTAAATTCATCAACTGTGAAGGCACTGTACATTTTGTTAAATTCCATTTTAAACCAAAACTAGGCGTTCATTCTGTCGCTTGGGATGAAGCCACAAAAATATCGGGAAAAGATTCAGATTTCCACCGCAGGGATCTTTGGGAAGCTATTGAAAACGGAGCTTTTCCGGAATGGGAATTCGGCGTACAGCTGATTCCAGAAGAAGATGAACATAAATTCGATTTCGATCTATTAGATCCTACCAAATTAATTCCTGAAGAGGAAGTTCCCGTGGAAATAGTAGGAACTTTAACCCTTAACAGAAACCCTGACAATTTTTTTGCTGAAACTGAGCAGATCGCATTCCATCCGGGACATCTGGTTCCTGGGATTGATTTCACCAATGACCCGTTACTTCAGGGAAGATTATTTTCTTATACCGATACACAGCTTTCAAGATTAGGATCGCCTAATTTCCATGAAATACCTATTAACAGATCAATCAATACCGTTCACAATAATCAGCGTGACGGACATATGCGCCAGCAGATCGTGAAAGGAAAAGTAAGCTATGAACCCAATTCTATTGGCGGAGGATGCCCTTTCCAAGCGATGATGAAAGACGGCGGCTTCACCTCAAACAATGAAAGAATAGACGGACAGAAGATCCGTGCAAGAAGCAAAAGTTTTGTAGATCATTATTCTCAGGCTAAATTATTCTACAACAGCCAGTCCGCACCAGAAAAACAGCATCTTCAAAATGCTCTGATCTTTGAACTTTCTAAGGTAGGAATTCCTGCGATCCGAGAAAGAGTAGTGGGGCAGCTTGCATTTATTAATAAAGAACTGGCGGCGGCAGTAGCTAAAAAAGTAGGAGTGAATGTTACAAAACTAAAACAACCCAATGGAAGCATTCCAGCAGATGCAGACCCAAAAACCCTTCAGAGTCCGGAAAAAGAACCTTCTACAAAAAGTTCTGAAGCATTAAGTATGGCCAATACCGTTAAAGATAAAATTGAAAGCCGGGTGATAGGGTTTATCATGGAAAACGGCGTAAAAGCAGCTGATGTTAAAGCTTTGCAGTCTAAATTGGAAAGCAAAGGCGCAGTTGTACAGATCATTGCCGGAAGTCTTGCTCCTGTAACCGCTGACGATGGAACTGTTTTTGAACCCAAACATTCATTAACCAATACAGCAAGCGTATGTTTTGATGCGCTGTATATCTGCAGCGGAAAAAAATCTGCACAAAATTTAATGAATGAAGACAACCTGCCCGGAACTTTATTATTCGTTAATGAAGCTTATAAACACTGCAAAGCGGTCTATTTCGGAAAAGAAACCAACGCAGTTTATGAAGCGAGCAATATTAAAAATAAAAAACATACCGATCCCGGAATTATTACCTCTGAAAATAAAAACGGAGATGCTGCATTTATTAAAGCTGTTGCCGGCCACAGGGTATGGGAATTAGAAAAGGAAAGAAATAATCCAGTTTAATTATTGGGTTAATTCGTACCGCTACAGTTTTAGAACTGGATCCAAAATAAGATTTACTATCTGGTACAGAGATACAATTTGTTCTCTGTATCAGATTCATACACTTCATATGATAAAATTTGAAGCAACACTTAACCCCTTTAAAGTTTAATGATCATGGAACTTCAACAGAATTTATTAAATTATATCAGCAGAGCATTATTGAGTATTAACGAAACGGTCTCTGTTGCTGAAAGCGTAACATCAGGTTTTCTGCAGTTTTCTTTTTCACAGATGCAGCATGCTTCTTTGTTTTATAAAGGCGGAGTAACCGCTTATACATTGGCGGAAAAAACAAAAATTTTAAATATTGACACACAAGAAGCAGAAGAATGCAATTGCGTATCACAGAGTATCGCTGATAAAATGGCGCTGAACGTTGCGAAATTATTTTCCACAGACTGGTCCATTGCTGTTACCGGCTATGCAGCCCCAATCCGGGAATCCGGGAATCATATTTTTTCATTTTTTTCCATCAGCTATAAAAATGAGATCATCCTTTCAAAGAAAATAGAACTGCATCATAAAACACCGGCGGTGAATGCACAGCTGTACTATACAGAATTTATATTGGGATGTTTTAAAAGCGAGCTTAATCAGATGCTCATCCTGCAGTAATCATTTCCCTGCATAAACAAAAGTGAATTTCATCAAATTAAATAAATGAATAATGGCAGTTTCTAAAGATAGTTTTTTATATAAGAATGGACTGAGCATTGTAGTGGTAAGCTTATTTATTATATTTCTTTTCTGCCAGTTTATTACCGGATGGCATGTGAAAAATGAAGAGCTGGCCGAACATAAAATACCGCCGTTATCATTGTACCGCTATTTCTTGAGTCCTCATTTTATGCAGGCTACATTTGAGAATTGGGAAAGTGAGTTTCTGCAGATGGGAATGTATGTGCTCTTAACTGTTATTTTAAGACAGAAAGGATCAGCCGAATCTAAGCCTATAAATGAACAAGAAGATGTTGACAAAGATCCTGTTCCTCATAAAAAGGCGCCCTGGCCGGTGAAAAAAGGCGGTTTTATTTTATCCGTCTATAAACATTCACTTTCTATCTCATTAGGCATTTTATTTTTATTGAGTTTTACTTTTCATTTTATCGGAAGCCTGAATAATTACAATGAAGAACAGATCCAGAAAAGCTTATCCGTTGTTAGCTGGAAAGAATACATGATTGATTCCCAATTTTGGTTTGAATCTTTTCAGAACTGGCAGAGCGAATTTTTAGCAGTGGCTTCTTTGGTTATTCTTTCGATCTGGTTTCGGGAAAAAGGCTCTCCGCAGTCTAAGCCGGTAGATGCTTCCCATGATGAAAATTAAATATTAGAATTATGAAAGCTAAACAAATTCCCGGAGTTCCGGAACAGAAAAAAGGAGGTTTTCATGATACTGAGAGCCAGAAAGATTTCAATGATTCCGCAATCGTATTTCAAAAATTTGCTGTGTTAAAGAAAAGGTTTCTTGCTGTACATCATTGGAAAGAATACTGCGGAGAAGGTTTTGCTGATTTTAAACTTCATGATTCATCCGGAAATTATGTAGAGCGTATTCCCGAACCTGGAGATTTTATCCGAATTGACATTCCCGGTCCCGGTAATTTTGAAGCCAGAGGATTCGACTGGGTAGAGATTGTTGAGATCAATGAAGAATTTAGTGACACCGAAACCGAAAGGCTGGCTGTTACCTGCAGGCCCTCAAAAATTCCAGGAAACCATAAGAACCATCATACGGCCCATTTTTATTCTTCTGAAGCAACATCAACATTTATAATTTCAAGAACCGGCACTTCTATAAAAGCTGCAATCTACGGCAGGAATGAGTCTCCTAATTTTAATGCTTCTTTTTTAGATGAAATAAGAAATGTATCCGTAGCTCTAGGAGGAATGATGGGAATTTCTAAAATTCAGTGGAAAAGACTTTCAGACGGATTTTTAGAGTTTTAACGAACCTCTATCAATACAATATATTTTTGATCATTTTATGACCAAGCTCATAATTTTGAAATCAATATTTAAGTAGATTAGTGCTGCTAATTTACAATCAGTTCAGCCAACTTATTTACATTTTAAGAACTTATTATGGAAAAGAAATTTTTTGACAAATTTGCTGATAAAGCGGTTTGTTTTACGGGAAGTGCAGGGGCTTTTATTGCGGCAACTGTACTTGTGGTCATTTGGGCAGCAACAGGGCCTGTTTTTAAGTTTTCAGAAACCTGGCAGATGGTTATCAATACCGGAACTACCATTGTTACTTTTTTAATGGTATTTCTCATTCAGAAAGCACAGAATAAAGATTCAAAAGCTATCCAGATAAAATTAAATGAATTAATTGCCACCCAAGACAAAGCAAGCAACAGAATCGTAGATATAGAGGACCTTACAGAGTCTGAACTTGATGAACTCCATACATTCTACGAGAAATTAGGAAAATTACCAAAAGAACATGCCGGACCCTGTGAATCCCGCTCAATAGATGAAAAGCCACCAGTCAATCACCGGTACAAATAATTCATTTGAATTACAGTTTAATCATCAGTTGATTTTAGTGCCCATAGAATTAAAGGAGCCTGCATAAAAAGTCTTGCGAGCCTTTCATTATCTGTATTCAGACCGAAAGAATCTTTTCTGTTTTTATATTGTGCAATATTCCCCGGAAGAACAGCTGCAAAGAATCCTGCAACGAATTTTCCCATCGTTTTCCTGTGCTTTTTTGGTGTTGCTACGACAGCTGTCCCTAAAAGTATTTCTGCAATCCCGGAATAAACTACTGTATCATCTTTATCTAAAGGAACCCACTCAGGAACCTGAGCCTGAAATTGTTTTCTTGCAAAAGTAAGGTGCCCGATTCCTGCAGTAATAAGGAAAGCTCCCAATGCTAATCTTGATATGTTCTTTGCGTCCATAATTTATGTATTTAGATTTATAATAATTCCGGCAGGACTGGTTTGAAATAAAAGATTACCCTGCAAAAAAAGAAGTAATCTATTTTACAGCCTTTTTCTATTAGGAAACACCAAAATCCAGACCACAAGCATCCTATAAAATTATCATTTACAGAACACTGTTGTAAAAAGAGTAAACCTCCCGGCTAGAGAGGCTGTTTAATCTTAAAGTTTTTTTTGTTTTTTCAACAAGTTTATCTTTATGAAGCAGGATGGCACTTTACATCACAGGAATGTTGAAAAATTTATGGATGTAAATACAATCAATTACTTTTTACAAATCTTCAGCTTATCCGTTAACTGAATCACCATCAGACTCTTTTTTAAATTTTAAAAATAAATAGAGATTCCAGAGGATCATTTCATATCCATAAAAAATATCTTCAATAGGAATTGTGAGTATTCGTATTCCCAAAAATTTTCCCGGTGCATAATTAACGATAGGGGATTCTAATCCTGTGCCCGTCAATATTCCGTTTACAGCAATAAAACCAGGCATCAGTAAAAGATAAATAAGAGATGCTTTGCCGATCCATCTAACTTTTAAAATAAAATATAAAATAAATAAACTCAGCGCTGTCGTAAGAAAAGTAATGAAAGTATAAATAAGATGGCTGTACCAGAATGCCATACAAAAAGCAGCAATAATGGACACGATAACAAATATTTTTTCAGGAAGAGGCTTCCAGTCTAATTTGAAAAATTTATCTAAACAATAATAAGTAAAGACACAAGAGAACGGAATGCAGATAAAAAATAAAAGTTCTTCAACGGGAAGTCCGAAAAGCCGTATTCCCAGCAGGTATTGATCATTAAACCACCAGACTCCGTTTTTTGTAAACCCTATATCCCAGCCAATAAAAACCACTGCCACCAATGAAGAAGCAAGCAGAAATGGTTTAAAATGTTTATTGAATTTTATCTTCGGATGAAATGAAAATAAAAAGCAGATGATAACCGTAAAAAAGTTGATCAGGAGATAGGTGTAATGATGCATAGTTTAGGCCTTCTTTTTATTAAAATACATTTTAAAATATTTTACAGGAACCCATAAAAATCCAAAACATTCTCCTTCTTCTTTTCCAGTATGCTTATGATGCTGTTTGTGGGCACGTCTTATCGCCAGCAGATAAGGATTCTGGGTATCTCTAAGAAATTTAAACCGCTGATGGATAAAGATGTCATGAACAAAAAAGTACGCCATTCCATAGATCGTAATGCCTATAGAAATGTAAAAATAAACATTAAAGTTATGGATAGTTCCATAATACATCAGTGCAATCGTAGGAACCGCAAAAATCGCAAAGAAATAATCGTTACGTTCCATATGGCTTTCATTGCTGTGGTCATGATGATCACGGTGGAGGGTCCACAAAAAGCCGTGCATAATATATTTATGAACACACCAGGTGATTCCTTCCATGACAAAAAAAGTAATTAAAACCGTAAGAAAATTCATGATCTTTATTTTTTCTGGTTAAACATTTTCTCCAATATTTCATTCCGGTACCTGAAAATATGTTCAAGTTTCTTTTTTACAAAAAGAGTATGGGCAATTTCTCCTAAAAATCCCAGAGGAAGCTCATAATCTATTGTATCTTTCATCAATACTCCTTTTTCATTCGGAATAAATTCATGAAAATGGTTCCATAATTTATAGGGTCCTTTATTCTGAAAATCCGTAAAGTTCTTTTGAAAAGAAACCTGTTTGATCTCAGTCTGCCATTTCATTTTAATTCCAAGCAGGGGAGAGACGTAATAATCGATGATCATTCCTTTGTAGATCTCATCGTCCTCCAATTTTGTAAGAACAATAAAATTCATGTCTTTCGGCGTGATCTCAGAAAGATTATTTGCTGAAGAAAAAAATTTCCAGGCGGTCTCTATATCACAATATAACTGCTGCTCACGTTTAAGCTGATGTATCATTTTTGCTGTTTTGAATTAATTTTTAAAATTTACAGATAAGATATTTTATACTGTACATAACTGCTCATCATTAAAGAAAACTTTCTACCGTTAGAAATCCGTATTCTCTGGTTAATGATCTTTTTGGCAGGCGTTCTTTTGATTTTATTAAATAAAGAAATATAATATCTATACGCTAAATATACTCCGAATCTCGAGGAATTCGGCAGCCTTTTTATTCCTTCAAGCGCTTCCTTGAACTCTTCATAAATTTCATTTTCAATCTCTTCTTTAACCGTATTATTAAAATAAGAGATATCAACATTAGGAAAATAAGTACGTCCCAAGATCAGATAATCGTCTTTCATATCCCTCAGAAAATTTACTTTTTGGAAAGCTGAACCCAGCTTCATAGCAGAAGGTTTTAACCTTTTATACTGTTCTTTATTTCCGTCTACAAAAATCTGCAGACACATCAGCCCGACCACTTCTGCAGATCCCAAAATATATTCTTTATACAGATCTGAATTATAATCTATTTTCTGGAGATCCATTTCCATACTGTTTAAAAACTGAGTGATCAGCTGCTGATCGATATGATACTGGTGGATCGTCTCCTGAAATGACTGCAGAATCGGATTTAAGGATATTTTTTCTTCCAGTGCCTGGTGAGTCTGTTCCCGAAAACGTGCCAGCAGTGCAGTCCTGTCATACCCATGAAAACTGTCTACAATTTCATCTGCAAGACGTACATATCCATAGACCGCATAGATAGCATTTCTGATCTTGGGCGACAAAGCCAGAATACCTAATGAAAAACTGGTGCTGTACTGTTTGGTGGTCTGTTTACTTATTTTGTAAGAAAGATCGTCAAATAATTTTTTCATAACAATACATTTTATTTATTGGCTTCGTGTGCGACAATTTTTCCGGAAATAATAGACGGCGGAACTCCGGGCCCCGGAACGGTTAACTGCCCGGTGTAAAAAAGATTATTTATTTTTTTATTTCTTAAAGACGGCTTTAAAACTGCGGTCTGGCTTAAGGTATTGGCTAATCCGTACGCATTTCCTTCATAAGCATTATAATCATCTTTAAAATCTTGGATGCAGTAGCTTTTCTTATAATCGATTTTGGATAAGAGACCAGAAGTTTTGGTATGCTTTTCCAGCCTTTTGATCATTTCCAGAAAATAATGTTCTCTTACTTCTTCATGATCTTCAATTCCTGTTGCAATGGGCATGAGAAGAAAAATATTTTCACAATATTCAGGAGCTGTACTTGGATCAGTTTTAGAAGGACAGCAGGCATAAAACAACGGCTGTGCAGGCCATTTTTTATCTTCATAAATTTCATGCGTATGCAGATCCAGATCATGTTCAAAGAAAAGAGTATGGTGTTTCAAATTAGGAATTCTTTCTTTGAATCCGAGATAATAAATAAGGCATGAAGGCGCGAAAGTCCGTTTTTTCCAATACTCTTCAGTATAATTTCTATATTCTTCCGGCAGCAGGCTGTTTTCTGTGTGATGATAATCTGAAGAGGCAATTACGGCATCAAATTCAATTTCATTATTGTTAACGACAACGGCCGATGCTTTTTTGTCTTTGATTATTATTTTATCAACGTTAGCATTACAATGGAAATGGACGCCCTGTTCCCGCCCGACTGCGGCCATCGCATCAATCACTTTTGAAAATCCGCCCATTGGATACCATGTTCCCAATTTATAGCCTCCATAATTCATCAGACTGTAAAGTGCAGGGATATCTTTGGGTGCTGCCCCAAGAAAAATCACAGGAAATTCCATCAGCATAATAAGTTTAGGATGTGAAAAATATTTTCGGACGAAACGGTGAAAATTGGATAAAAGATCAAGTTTAAGAGCGCTTTTAGCAATTTTTGGCGAT
Coding sequences:
- a CDS encoding lycopene cyclase domain-containing protein, which gives rise to MHHYTYLLINFFTVIICFLFSFHPKIKFNKHFKPFLLASSLVAVVFIGWDIGFTKNGVWWFNDQYLLGIRLFGLPVEELLFFICIPFSCVFTYYCLDKFFKLDWKPLPEKIFVIVSIIAAFCMAFWYSHLIYTFITFLTTALSLFILYFILKVRWIGKASLIYLLLMPGFIAVNGILTGTGLESPIVNYAPGKFLGIRILTIPIEDIFYGYEMILWNLYLFLKFKKESDGDSVNG
- a CDS encoding phytoene/squalene synthase family protein gives rise to the protein MKKLFDDLSYKISKQTTKQYSTSFSLGILALSPKIRNAIYAVYGYVRLADEIVDSFHGYDRTALLARFREQTHQALEEKISLNPILQSFQETIHQYHIDQQLITQFLNSMEMDLQKIDYNSDLYKEYILGSAEVVGLMCLQIFVDGNKEQYKRLKPSAMKLGSAFQKVNFLRDMKDDYLILGRTYFPNVDISYFNNTVKEEIENEIYEEFKEALEGIKRLPNSSRFGVYLAYRYYISLFNKIKRTPAKKIINQRIRISNGRKFSLMMSSYVQYKISYL
- a CDS encoding nicotinamide-nucleotide amidohydrolase family protein; amino-acid sequence: MELQQNLLNYISRALLSINETVSVAESVTSGFLQFSFSQMQHASLFYKGGVTAYTLAEKTKILNIDTQEAEECNCVSQSIADKMALNVAKLFSTDWSIAVTGYAAPIRESGNHIFSFFSISYKNEIILSKKIELHHKTPAVNAQLYYTEFILGCFKSELNQMLILQ
- a CDS encoding sterol desaturase family protein is translated as MNFLTVLITFFVMEGITWCVHKYIMHGFLWTLHRDHHDHSNESHMERNDYFFAIFAVPTIALMYYGTIHNFNVYFYISIGITIYGMAYFFVHDIFIHQRFKFLRDTQNPYLLAIRRAHKQHHKHTGKEEGECFGFLWVPVKYFKMYFNKKKA
- a CDS encoding DUF6766 family protein; translation: MAVSKDSFLYKNGLSIVVVSLFIIFLFCQFITGWHVKNEELAEHKIPPLSLYRYFLSPHFMQATFENWESEFLQMGMYVLLTVILRQKGSAESKPINEQEDVDKDPVPHKKAPWPVKKGGFILSVYKHSLSISLGILFLLSFTFHFIGSLNNYNEEQIQKSLSVVSWKEYMIDSQFWFESFQNWQSEFLAVASLVILSIWFREKGSPQSKPVDASHDEN
- a CDS encoding YetF domain-containing protein, coding for MKILSMLSMCATSFSWKELWLGNEDWSFLLEIIFRTVIMFFTIIIGLRALGKRGIKQLSIFELVVIIGLGSAAGDPMFNKDVGIISSIIVFIVIIILYSIITFLIGRYKKFENLVEGKPICLIEDGTFAIDNFKKEDLGSDEFFSELRLKSVSQLGQIETAIAETSGEISIFFYEEKEVKYGLPIMPHSLDNPIKYIHTEGYYACTFCGYTEPKSIGNAGTCKKCTKENWVEASNKKRIT
- a CDS encoding Crp/Fnr family transcriptional regulator; translation: MIIDKKTLLSAGAAIKTYIPSEIIFNEGDLANHYFQIISGRVKLNNYNDQGKEIIQALLEDGNSVGESMLFINKPYPINAVAITDCKILRLSKNSFIELLKRHPELCFNINKYLSQKLYFKLIMAKNIFLENPKIRLQTLLDYLKSLQEYHEPFSFQVPLTRQQIANLTGLRVETVIRALKKMEKENILQIENRKIFY
- a CDS encoding catalase, with protein sequence MKNNKSQPNEKIDQLQGHTTDNNEQKLTTNQGLKINNNQDSLKSEERGPSLLEDFILREKITHFDHERIPERIVHARGSGAHGVFKMTKSLEKYTKAKFLQEVGKETPVFVRFSTVAGSAGSTDLARDVRGFAIKFYTEEGNYDLVGNNIPVFFIQDAMKFPDLIHAVKPEPDNAIPQAASAHDTFWDFISLMPESMHMIMWAMSDRAIPRSYRMMEGFGVHTFKFINCEGTVHFVKFHFKPKLGVHSVAWDEATKISGKDSDFHRRDLWEAIENGAFPEWEFGVQLIPEEDEHKFDFDLLDPTKLIPEEEVPVEIVGTLTLNRNPDNFFAETEQIAFHPGHLVPGIDFTNDPLLQGRLFSYTDTQLSRLGSPNFHEIPINRSINTVHNNQRDGHMRQQIVKGKVSYEPNSIGGGCPFQAMMKDGGFTSNNERIDGQKIRARSKSFVDHYSQAKLFYNSQSAPEKQHLQNALIFELSKVGIPAIRERVVGQLAFINKELAAAVAKKVGVNVTKLKQPNGSIPADADPKTLQSPEKEPSTKSSEALSMANTVKDKIESRVIGFIMENGVKAADVKALQSKLESKGAVVQIIAGSLAPVTADDGTVFEPKHSLTNTASVCFDALYICSGKKSAQNLMNEDNLPGTLLFVNEAYKHCKAVYFGKETNAVYEASNIKNKKHTDPGIITSENKNGDAAFIKAVAGHRVWELEKERNNPV
- a CDS encoding SRPBCC family protein; its protein translation is MIHQLKREQQLYCDIETAWKFFSSANNLSEITPKDMNFIVLTKLEDDEIYKGMIIDYYVSPLLGIKMKWQTEIKQVSFQKNFTDFQNKGPYKLWNHFHEFIPNEKGVLMKDTIDYELPLGFLGEIAHTLFVKKKLEHIFRYRNEILEKMFNQKK
- a CDS encoding Crp/Fnr family transcriptional regulator → MKIEENILLSSGADIKSYNPKEFIFREEDSPHCYFQIASGTVKINHYNEDGGEFIHNILGEKQSLGDSMLFLDKKYPMNAVALTPCTVFCLPKKTFLNLLDQYPDISKQMNSCLSHHLYFKTLMIQNMASNNPAVRIKGLIDYLKSFHDCDDQFSFQIKLTRQHIADLTGLRVETVIRTLKKMEKENILKIENRHIFY
- a CDS encoding low affinity iron permease family protein, which encodes MEKKFFDKFADKAVCFTGSAGAFIAATVLVVIWAATGPVFKFSETWQMVINTGTTIVTFLMVFLIQKAQNKDSKAIQIKLNELIATQDKASNRIVDIEDLTESELDELHTFYEKLGKLPKEHAGPCESRSIDEKPPVNHRYK